TGGAGGGAGGAACACGGGTATGTACTTGACCTTTCCACCCTTTTCCAAGCCCGCTTCAACTTCTGAAAACTTGTCCAGCTGtttttcaatctccttTTGGTCAAAACTATTGAATTCACCGCCAAACACCATCAATGGAGCTTCTTGAAGGGGCTGAGATTGCTGCTTGGTATTATTAGAGCCTAAAGGGTTTACGGGTGCGAGGAGCTTGCTTGCGATGGAGGGAAAGACGGCTTGTGATTGTTGCtgagaagagatggtgGTGTCTGGTTGAAGGAGAACTTCACCTGTCCAAGCTACCAGTATCTGGTCGTGGGTGTCTGAGAGACTTTTGATACCACTGACCAGTGCAGGATGAGCCGTCCTCGCGTGGATCCTCCATTTTGCGTCGGCGCTTTCAAATGTTGCCTCTGCGTCCTCTGGCTTAAACTCGGGCGTCATTGGGGGTGAGAGAACACCACCGCCTGTAGCATCCAGCACGTCTTGCGGCAAAATCCGGACAATCTCCACTGGGAGATGGTGCATGACATGGATAATGCGTCCAGAGAGCGCAAGCCCTTTCTCCTTGTGGGAAGCTTCTAGGCGTGCGACCTGAGCCTTCAGGTCTGGTAAGGATGGTGGTATCGCTGGTGTTGGGTCTGGGTGCATAGAGTCCATGTTGAGTCGTGAATGTGTGGCGAGCTTATTGTaaaggaaagaaacaatagaaaagaaagaagtcTTGACTTTAGAAAAAAATCGTCTGGCCACAAAGGGAGTCGGATAAAGAACGGAAGATATGTcaaattacgtaacataTGCTATGAACAAGGGTACAACGAGGAATGATGTAACTACAAAGACACTTTTCTGACTAGAAACTTACCGGAAATGGTAATTTATTTACATTTATATTTTGTAACTGTTGTTTTAAAACACATTTGTATCTCCCACGTTtactctttcaacatcaattCTGTCTTTCTTGTCCCCAAAAGCAATGCCGTCAATGAGCATAGGGGCAGTCGAGAAGGATGGATGGAATGCCGAAGCTGAGGCATCCTCAACCCTTTTTGCAGCTTGCGTATGGCGACGACGACGAGCGAGAGGGTGGAGGATAAAGTAGAGAATGGTCACGATACCGTCAAGGACAATGACAGGGGCGTGTGACACCTGGCTAGGTTAACAGAGGAACAGGGTATACGAAACGCACTCACAAAGGCAGCAACGTCCAGGTGTTATCTGAAAAACAAGCCGGAAAAGGAATAGGCGCCCCCAAGAATGTCAACCAAGACAGCAGTGAGATACTAGTGGCTTTGTGTTTGTGAATTTCCCAATATTGCGTTCTACGTATTCATGCGTGAGATGATGTCAGTTTCACAAAAGCAGCGCAAACAACAAAGCGTCAGTCAAGAGGATAGCACTAGTTTACCCATACAATGATATCGGCCTATccattctccatctttgtccAGCCTGAGCACTTGTCGATACTCATCTACGCAGTATACAAGGAGAGGCTTACCTAAATAGTATAGGCGCTGCCCGTTTCAAAGCCTGCAGAGGCACAGCAAAATGAGAAGATGGCCCAAACAATCTTGACAGAACATTTCCTTCCATAATGAAGACACTGACgccaaaagatgattaCCAAAACACCAAATGCTTGTGGCTAAACTTGAAGAGGGATAGAAAGCTTTTGAGCAACGATATAGGCACCTAGAAAAACAGATGCCAGAGCCTATAAACTACGGCAGTTCAGTCTGAGCAATATTAAGGTATAAACTCCGAAATATACCACATAAGAGTTACTGAGAGCCCTTTAGctgttttttttctatGCGATTTGAGAATTTGCAGCAAGATTTGTGTCATCCAAAGCATTGCTCCTATTGTACTGAGAGCACTCTCAGTGGCACAATCCTCCTTCATTGCCGCTCAGTGGGTATCTTCTATGCACTGTATGACCCTAGTGTGACTTCCAAAAAACAACAGTAGTTATAGAATTATAAGCAATGGATTTCATTGACATCCtagaaagaataaaaacTGCCAAATGAGATGGCCAAAAGAGAGTCTGATATAATAATGAATATGTGACGTTAACTCACCAATCGCGTTAACTAAGCACGGAGTATATGCAATCTCCGTCTGTGCCTTGTCATAACATTTtcttatcatcttttgacattttcaataaaaaaagtaaaaagataTTAAAACAACAATTAAAAAGATGGGGAAGCATGACAAAAAGTCTGCCAAAGGCCGTCTGGACAAATTCTATCGGCTCGCCAAAGAACAAGGTTATAGAGCACGATCAGCCTTGTGAGTGGATAGAGCCAAAATGGGTCTGATCTCTTCCTAGCAAATTGGTTCATCTGAATCGTAAATATGACTTGCTTTCGAAAGCCAAATGTTGTATAGACCTGTGTGCTGCTCCCGGCAGCTGGCTACAAGTTGCTGAGAAGTACATGCCCAAAGGTTCTTTAATCATCGGTGTCGATCTGAATCCTATCAAGCCTCTTCCACATGCTACAACTTTTGTATCTGATATCACAACACCGCACTGTCGGCAAACACTGAAGCAGCACATGCACGACTGGAAAGCTGATCTTGTGCTTCACGACGGTGCTCCAAATGTTGGTTCGGCATGGGTTCAAGATGCCTTTACGCAAAACGAGTTGGTGCTGCAAAGTTTAAAGCTCGCAACCGAATTTTTGACTAAGGGAGGATCATTTGTGACAAAAGTCTTTCGAAGCCAGGATTACAACAACTTGATGTGGGTGTTTGGTCAGCTCTTCAAGAGTGTTGAAGCCACCAAGCCGCCCTCTTCTCGGTAAGCCAGATTGATTTTTTTGTCATGCAGTAAGCTAATGAGACTTGTCCAGTAATGTTTCGGCAGAAATCTTTGTAGTCTGTCAAGATTTCATCGCACCCAAGCACATCGACCCTAAATTCCTTGACCCCAAACATGTTTTCAAGGATATTGCCCCCCTTCCTGCTTCAATTACTGAGCCCGTCTCTTCCGTCACCCTCACGTCTTCGGCTACTGCTTCTGCCGCATCAGCTGCTGCTCGTCTTGCGGCAAATTCTCATGCACACAGCAATGTTTATGCtccagaaaagaaaaggagaaataGGGATGGTTATGCTGAAGGCGACTATACCTTGTATCATACAGCTAGTGCAACTGACTTCGTCAGAGGGCAGGATCCGGTGTTGCTGTTGGGAGGAATGAATAAGATTGAGTTCCGAAccgaagaagagaagaggttTGTTCAAGTGAGGTCTTGGGGGCACAATTATTGACTTTTGAATAGTTGGTTGAAGTCACGCCACACCACACCAGATGTTGTATCTAATCTAGAAGATCTAAAAGTTCTAGGTAAAGGGGATTTTAAAGCATTGATGAAGTGGCGTTTGGCCATTCGTCTCGAGATCGGCCTAGACGTTAAGGCAGACGCAACAGCAGATGCAACAGAGGAAATTACAATTGAGCCAatggacgaagaagaacaaatcACGGAAGAGGTGTGTTTATTTCAAttattgaaaagaagatcaGCTGATGATGTGACAGCTCAAAAAACTACATCAATCAAAACTCGCCAAATCCAAAAGAGAGCGTAAGCGTGCCAACGAAAAAAAGGCGCGTGAGCTGCTCAAGCTTCAGCTCAATATGACTGCTCCTGAAGATCTTGATCAAAATGATTTGGCTCTGCAgggcgaagaagaaatctTTGATTTGGAAGAGGGGGAGAATCAGGCTAGGCGAAGAGGACATGGAGGTCTGAGGGCAGTTTTGGATGAACAAGGAATGGAAATTGGGACTGCATCCGAGGATGAAATCGATagcgatgaagatgatgatgatgagataCTCGATTCGGATGAAGAACGCGAGCGAAAGACTGTTGCGCTCGAAAGCCAGCTGGATGGTCTGTATGAATCATATACAGAGCGCAAGCAAGAACGAGACGCTAAATGGAAAGTCAAACAAGATCGtctcaaagacaagaatTTTGATGCTTGGCACGGTatacaagagaagagtgac
The Cryptococcus depauperatus CBS 7841 chromosome 1, complete sequence DNA segment above includes these coding regions:
- a CDS encoding AdoMet-dependent rRNA methyltransferase SPB1, with amino-acid sequence MGKHDKKSAKGRLDKFYRLAKEQGYRARSAFWLQVAEKYMPKGSLIIGVDLNPIKPLPHATTFVSDITTPHCRQTLKQHMHDWKADLVLHDGAPNVGSAWVQDAFTQNELVLQSLKLATEFLTKGGSFVTKVFRSQDYNNLMWVFGQLFKSVEATKPPSSRNVSAEIFVVCQDFIAPKHIDPKFLDPKHVFKDIAPLPASITEPVSSVTLTSSATASAASAAARLAANSHAHSNVYAPEKKRRNRDGYAEGDYTLYHTASATDFVRGQDPVLLLGGMNKIEFRTEEEKSWLKSRHTTPDVVSNLEDLKVLGKGDFKALMKWRLAIRLEIGLDVKADATADATEEITIEPMDEEEQITEELKKLHQSKLAKSKRERKRANEKKARELLKLQLNMTAPEDLDQNDLALQGEEEIFDLEEGENQARRRGHGGLRAVLDEQGMEIGTASEDEIDSDEDDDDEILDSDEERERKTVALESQLDGLYESYTERKQERDAKWKVKQDRLKDKNFDAWHGIQEKSDEEGSDDEKVVEEGGWDVITKKKAEYGEDDSSDSSGESDEEKEPAKSSMKSRRERHKPEQPRSLMASLREPEKRAEQSRQAQVWFDQSVFKEVDLAALDGEEAEDEDEAENEDDDQEDGDEDDVEDEDVEMDDATSSTLEGDDDFEIVPQDPNDDGPEWDVYDEDQDEVKKQIIKDKGLLTAEAVTLATALVNRQTTADKLIDQGFNRLTAHHKDGLPSWFLDDESKFYKPNIPITKEAVDALKARQRALDARPIKKIAEAKGRKKMKAMQRMEKAKKKADGVMESDEMGDAEKSRQVRRMLAKAARGKEKAKEKKIVVARGTNKGIKGRPRGVKGKYKIVDARMRKEVRALKRIDKSKNKR